ATCTCGATCCTGAAGGCGGCGTGTCCGAACCACTTGATGCTGATATCGACCATGTTATCCACCAAATAATAAGTAACGCACTGCACCGTAATATACTTTAAACAAGCTTCACAGCCAGGGCTCATCACTCTTAACCCTTAATTTGGGATAGGTTAATTTTCATGGTGCGGTGGTGTGCTTCAGTGATGGATGATGAGCCCCTTAAGGCTTACGTGAAGGCTGGAGAGATAGCCTACAGGGTTAAGCAGGCGGTTGCGTCACTTGTTAGGCCGGGGGTCAGCCTGCTTGAGATAGCTGGAGGTGTTGAGAGGATGATAAGGGATCTAGGTGGTGAGCCGGCCTTCCCCACTAACATATCGGTCGGGGAGGTCGCTGCCCACAGGACGCCCTACGCTGACGACGCCGAGTTAATTCCTGAAGGGGCTGTGGTGAAGGTCGATATAGGTGTCCACGTCAATGGCTACATAGCCGACACAGCGGTGACGCTGGCGTTCAACGATAGGGCGGTCAAGCTTGTTGAGGCGGCTAGGGAGGCGCTGGCTAAGGCTCTGAAGCTGGCGGCCCCTGGAACGCCTCTTAACTCGTTCGGGAGGGTTATTGAGGCAACGGCGAGGAGTTACGGCCTCAACGTGGTCAAGAATCTGTCAGGTCACTCGCTCGGCAGGTACTTGATACACGCTGGTGAGGTTATACCTAATCATGCAACGATGGTTCCGACGGGTAGGATGGTTAGCGGCAGGGCCTACGCTGTGGAGCCATTCATCACGGAGGGTAAGGGTTACGTGGAGGAGATAAGGGGGTCTGTCCAGATATACGCGCTGACTACGAACGTCAAGAGCCTGAAGCGCTTGAGCGGTGAGGGGGTGAGG
This portion of the Zestosphaera sp. genome encodes:
- the map gene encoding type II methionyl aminopeptidase, which translates into the protein MDDEPLKAYVKAGEIAYRVKQAVASLVRPGVSLLEIAGGVERMIRDLGGEPAFPTNISVGEVAAHRTPYADDAELIPEGAVVKVDIGVHVNGYIADTAVTLAFNDRAVKLVEAAREALAKALKLAAPGTPLNSFGRVIEATARSYGLNVVKNLSGHSLGRYLIHAGEVIPNHATMVPTGRMVSGRAYAVEPFITEGKGYVEEIRGSVQIYALTTNVKSLKRLSGEGVRLAEVLGSRFRTLPFCERWLKDIYPDLTRLRTLLQDMVRKSALVSYPVLREVSGRPVSQFEETVVVWGGDVIVTTNPGLSI